Proteins encoded within one genomic window of Columba livia isolate bColLiv1 breed racing homer chromosome 1, bColLiv1.pat.W.v2, whole genome shotgun sequence:
- the TASOR2 gene encoding protein TASOR 2 isoform X4, which produces MPVLALESLPELNHKASYCPWRGQLSIQGQLLCNITLRTPHSSTIPAQLPPNLDMNHIMGLSDLKKKLPEAAFGKRNYVENEVCFQGIYFSLYEVEISDKDQYKMDLLVENLKEKDLAIVKYLQDQGVFILLTSSALAQDDDFDPKEPVSLLALFLFASSRSVCLRVEKHNPKDEREDSDDGDISLKIMSILPGLRYALQKATDSSWEDTVGTSIRIKQHFQEYTKLDQNTQPISGETSLLASTEDGYTNPFKKHPERSFSQLQRYFSNPSSYTLEVPAALGCLTGSVPSLRYNDKVDVSSAGPPDPLPPNASAAIKIKSESPTVGLDQSGEDPTKDINSTSKLWAQQNMRKSSRDVATSPRKKWPPLKMQMHPLGDSSRNRRATKKKKKISISFSLPIKPGLTASSNEPMLKLANLQFPHRRKRGAEVLSAEFIHKTQSEPVWKETSAPDDPGLETKRLKTLDPDGKIVPVAEAVAKPVKNKMLKSAANSPPKPHAKNQAENEWNELFVLPGEVSSQCHGADNQKNEIYPGRVADLCFDLKGNNYESHALNLLADLALGSCISSLVPTDSGMIGVSCSPSSDSAKEQQCLCKHKSSCVASDHEYHRVDKLAKGATSPCKVLPNQKLPHAEKIDLNDLASVSTEKNTGIFSKNNSENPSPVKPLVLPPGETQEAAEVNKHSFISAEHSYASQMPEHPKKHMYPRGAPYPGPAPSRNGTRSAQAGPLVGKVLPFCHQNSTHAQRPFEAVAMRRRSSLLSTRMKEDFAKSHTVNICGEAVGDVKVTCRWEGEYLFSLDSRYTNDALEKTVIRALHGPWDPDLPDDVEEMKLILHMWVALFYSKPSKLLSSTRKVVEHSNPKKYVSINSSGGFMELSDDGEECFGLETCPADSRSDPDQTPSSSLDRSMHCQGPFHAEESPADSQTDADGTPGVVDSTVSSSSGELPCGEEEEPSSTSCPESLSLPEHADESLALKDRQTAAIPEEHVHDVSPIAEEEQPKEGLTDTTIAPSPSDELGNADKPPAAPGRKNSHGQAPNSRPAPRSDAPSVLHGHGEQQKRRWAAGSGGGPGPPEDTEGAGDAGHCTEVEDKSWVTGDGPQHACDSMPLEAHSKSVKPDGASGKGRESQDPFGHPEKEEEVQEVKKEKEDSEYESTVLGSVNSAFLESGGADMEHEHGEQKPENLASPKDFDVPGEGPVPSPAALASPCPGRSTPGLSGGTETGPQGLPGEMAPNLDTPREPWEALATPDAETNRVDLTHTATPANTGLGRDNGLMLPLLSDLSLVLGAQPDSVTGKRGPAGETLGDGSEQKDEDRAPSAERWEPAGSETAGTAVLESPCSRGRSLTVSPDSSSVCLTSLGGAADPGAAPKEREAVANIPSPLQSDLGGSSRLSQSSGGNIDADLALLSTGELNQEGKKVLVEEQRSSPSANRTDVLGESSGAGDSQGFAFSCGASAGDSEGGESDDVSLGAENSPRSDETSTGMVTEPLQQPETSLRDLQESEPSSSSVTEGTSAMEEHPRQQQSSPKSLFPPARASSAPASPHKQDPLLHGGDSDLPDHLLEQSEGLPVLCQHGKTCEDVGAAELSAAVESLDGSLKPRGAEEVKKETGLCHAELTESSSVAVLVTGDARSRPPAPPHSHKTGWDSAEPGSVFGVHPATLSPGTNPALGGAPRSCCVGTCPRCGSPEGQADAVGSHKEPILPEDCEEGSSISLASPASFSAGELLMLPCSPKSVHNQSEHEGSDVCADLEGASLEVEEGEIPTVPFPMSPSPAHKGISREGPELSDVEDISDIVPWAKQLPSKERHRGLTSADRFDSFSGDSDQDYFGGTSRSRGSYSTRSVGTRTNCDSPSVSSVHTEGSSEDWRLQGAEWSCSRAEHGWSIGPGRTKSRFIPPYVNIRDSQGVTKDYQNFVVTKKCRERMGNLPSSRCSHRAGQSHLLKSLLGMGRGFEEITQSTLDTECLRFHYKLKQILRRGKPPFSTSKSIFPKDFSPRAMSETLPVQGAPVPLSPRSRSPLQVTILPSDTWLRGPSCPQQSSQHGDPCPLWRDTLCDKRSRARSQTVSHGRAPPFHLSRLKYDNKLKDPFGDIAVILDECAAFNRVMLSRADVRNKGKGPVVAHGDAASERTRASLPERTATFEEMIADLCSTLRFHLRSVAKEACTPPGMFYVVETGKEPFFTRVKTLLQESGRVEMEPLSFCEAKHPDADRLLVVIRNEDISLHIHKVPCLLQLKRCPNVVFAGVDNPEDITAYTYQELFHTGGFIVSDDEVLETITLGQLKEVVKVLEKLNRGGRWKWLLHYKESKKLREDVRVDANAHKKHLMVKSYQGADLIEVLPFHACDATSSPKPEHVKCLLNLQVQRISARFAVYLTGFRTTSLPCLNHGAAPRSAEKPGLSREVLESNGILVADVNTFLWTVPKAAAPFRRSYW; this is translated from the exons TTGAAAAGCACAATCCAAAAGATGAAAGGGAAGATAGCGACGATGGTGACATCTCATTAAAGATCATGTCCATTTTGCCTGGACTTCGTTACGCCCTACAAAAAGCCACCGATTCCTCCTGGGAGGACACAGTTGGTACCAGCATCCGTATCAAACAGCACTTCCAGGAATACACAAAACTCGATCAAAACACACAGCCCATCTCTGGCGAAACTTCTCTCCTCGCATCAACCGAGGATGGATATACTAATCCCTTCAAAAAACACCCAGAACGATCCTTCTCGCAGCTGCAGCGTTATTTTTCCAATCCCAGCAGCTATACTCTGGAAGTGCCCGCTGCCTTAGGATGTTTGACTGGTTCTGTTCCATCTCTTCGCTACAATGATAAAGTGGATGTCTCTTCAGCTGGGCCACCGGATCCTCTTCCTCCCAACGCATCAGCAGCAATAAAAATCAAAAGCGAAAGCCCCACAGTGGGGCTGGACCAGAGTGGTGAAGACCCCACAAAAGACATCAACTCAACCAGCAAGCTCTGGGCGCAGCAGAACATGAGGAAATCCAGCCGAGACGTTGCGACCAGCCCCAGGAAGAAATGGCCACCCCTCAAGATGCAAATGCATCCTctgggggacagcagcaggaacaggagagcaaccaaaaagaagaaaaaaatcagcatctcTTTCTCGTTGCCTATAAAGCCAGGGCTGACAGCCAGTTCCAACGAGCCCATGCTTAAATTAGCCAATTTGCAGTTTccacacagaaggaaaagag gtGCGGAGGTCCTGTCTGCAGAATTTATCCACAAAACACAGTCTGAACCTGTTTGGAAGGAAACCTCAGCTCCCGATGACCCTGGCTTGGAAACAAAGAGACTAAAGACACTGGACCCAGACGGGAAAATAGTTCCTGTTGCTGAGGCTGTCGCGAAGCCAGTGAAAAATAAGATGCTAAAAAGCGCCGCTAACAGCCCACCGAAACCTCATGCCAAAAACCAAGCAGAAAACG AGTGGAATGAGCTGTTTGTCCTCCCAGGTGAAGTTTCTTCCCAATGCCACGGAGCAGATAATCAAAAAAATGAGATTTACCCAGGCAGGGTCGCCGATCTCTGTTTCGATCTGAAGGGGAACAACTACGAGTCCCACGCCTTGAACTTGCTGGCTGATCTGGCCCTGGGTTCTTGTATCTCTTCGCTTGTCCCCACGGACAGCGGGATGATCGGTGTGTCCTGCAGCCCCTCCAGTGACTCTGCAAAGGAGCAGCAGTGTCTTTGCAAGCATAAATCCTCGTGTGTCGCTTCTGATCATGAATACCACAGGGTGGACAAGCTTGCAAAGGGAGCCACCTCTCCTTGCAAAGTGTTGCCAAACCAGAAGCTTCCTCATGctgaaaaaatagatttaaatgaCTTGGCCTCTGTTTCTACGGAGAAAAACACTGGGATATTCAGCAAGAACAACAGCGAGAACCCCAGCCCTGTAAAACCCCTTGTCTTGCCTCCAGGAGAGACTCAAGAAGCTGCCGAAGTGAACAAGCACTCCTTCATCTCTGCTGAGCACTCCTACGCCTCGCAGATGCCTGAGCACCCAAAAAAACATATGTATCCCAGAGGAGCCCCCTACCCTGGCCCAGCACCCTCCAGAAATGGAACCAGGAGCGCCCAAGCAGGACCCCTGGTTGGGAAAGTCCTCCCTTTCTGTCACCAAAACAGCACCCACGCTCAGCGACCCTTCGAGGCCGTGGCCATGAGGCGCAGGAGCAGCCTGCTCTCCACCAGGATGAAGGAGGACTTTGCCAAGTCCCACACAGTGAACATCTGTGGTGAAGCCGTAGGTGATGTGAAGGTGACGTGTCGTTGGGAGGGAGAGTATCTCTTCAGTTTGGACAGCAGATACACCAATGATGCCCTGGAGAAAACCGTCATCCGCGCCCTGCATGG gCCCTGGGACCCTGATCTGCCCGATGACGTGGAAGAGATGAAGCTGATACTTCATATGTGGGTGGCTCTTTTCTACAGCAAACCCAGCAAACTCCTCAGCAGCACGAGGAAGGTGGTGGAGCACAGCAACCCCAAGAAGTATGTCTCAATAAACAGCTCTGGAGGCTTTATGGAGCTTAGTGATGATGGTGAGGAGTGTTTTGGGTTGGAGACGTGCCCTGCGGACTCTCGGTCAGACCCTGACCAGactcccagcagctctctggatCGCAGCATGCATTGCCAGGGTCCTTTCCATGCAGAGGAGAGCCCCGCGGACTCGCAGACTGACGCTGATGGGACTCCTGGTGTTGTTGATAGTACAGTATCATCTTCTTCAGGAGAGCTGccctgtggggaggaggaggaacctTCCTCCACAAGCTGTCCTGAGAGCCTTTCCCTCCCTGAACACGCAGATGAGAGCCTGGCtctgaaagacagacagacagcagccATTCCTGAGGAGCATGTGCATGACGTCTCGCCCATCGCTGAG gaggagcagcccaaggaGGGACTGACAGACACTACAATCGCCCCCAGCCCTTCCGATGAGCTTGGCAATGCTGACAAGCCCCCAGCTGCACCGGGCAGGAAAAACTCACATGGCCAAGCCCCGAATTCCAGGCCAGCTCCCCGGAGCGATGCACCGAGTGTGCTGCATGGACACGGAGAGCAGCAGAAGAGGCGGTGGGCGGCAGGGTCAGGAGGTGGCCCCGGCCCTCCCGAGGACACCGAGGGCGCTGGAGATGCTGGGCACTGTACGGAGGTTGAGGACAAGAGCTGGGTCACCGGTGATGGACCACAACATGCCTGTGATTCGATGCCCTTAGAAGCACATTCCAAAAGTGTGAAGCCCGATGGAGCTAGTGGGAAAGGGAGGGAATCACAAGATCCCTTTGGACAtccagaaaaagaggaagaggtgcaagaagttaaaaaagagaaagaggactCTGAATATGAAAGCACAGTCCTGGGATCTGTTAATTCAGCTTTTTTGGAAAGCGGCGGTGCCGACATGGAGCACGAACATGGTGAGCAGAAGCCAGAGAATTTGGCATCTCCAAAGGACTTTGATGTTCCTGGAGAGGGCCCtgtgcccagccctgctgccttAGCATCCCCCTGCCCAGGCAGATCAACACCGGGGCTGTCAGGTGGGACTGAGACTGGTCCCCAGGGGCTTCCTGGTGAGATGGCACCAAACCTGGACACACCACGGGAGCCCTGGGAGGCTCTGGCCACCCCAGATGCAGAGACAAACCGTGTTGATTTGACACACACAGCCACTCCAGCCAACACAGGGTTGGGCCGTGACAACGGGTTGATGCTGCCGTTACTGTCTGATCTGAGCCTTGTCCTTGGGGCGCAGCCCGACAGCGTCACCGGCAAACGGGGACCTGCTGGAGAAACACTTGGGGACGGCTCGGAGCAGAAAGATGAGGATCGTGCGCCCTCTGCAGAAAGGTGGGAGCCGGCTGGGAGCGAAACTGCCGGCACAGCTGTCCTGGAGTCACCGTGCAGCCGGGGACGGTCACTAACTGTGTCCCCTGACTCCAGCTCTGTCTGCCTGACGTCTCTTGGTGGAGCAGCAgatcctggggctgctccaaaGGAACGGGAGGCCGTGGCAAACATCCCGTCTCCATTGCAGAGCGACCTAGGAGGGAGCAGCCGCCTTTCCCAAAGCTCTGGAGGCAACATTGATGCTGATCTGGCTTTGTTGAGCACTGGTGAATTGAACCAAGAAGGGAAGAAGGTTCTGGTGGAAGAACAGCGTAGCAGCCCTTCCGCCAACCGGACAGATGTGCTGGGTGAGTCCTCGGGAGCAGGTGACAGCCAAGGCTTTGCCTTCAGCTGTGGAGCCTCAGCAGGTGACTCTGAAGGTGGGGAGAGCGACGACGTGAGTCTGGGTGCAGAGAATTCCCCCAGGAGCGATGAAACGAGCACCGGGATGGTGACTGAGCCACTACAGCAGCCAGAGACATCTCTTCGTGACCTGCAGGAATCagagccttcctcctcctcggTGACAGAGGGGACGTCTGCCATGGAGGAGcaccccaggcagcagcagagctcccCAAAAAGCCTGTTCCCACCTGCTCGCGCGAGCTCAGCTCCTGCTTCTCCCCATAAACAGGACCCTCTCCTCCATGGTGGAGACTCAGACCTCCCCGACCACTTGTTAGAGCAAAGCGAGGGGTTGCCAGTCCTGTGCCAACATGGGAAAACCTGTGAGGACGTAGGTGCTGCGGAGCTGAGTGCGGCTGTCGAGAGCCTGGATGGCTCCTTAAAGCCCAGAGGTGCAGAAGAGGTGAAAAAAGAGACGGGTTTGTGCCACGCAGAGCTGACAGAGAGCTCCTCCGTGGCTGTGCTTGTGACAGGTGATGCGAGATCAAGgcctcctgctcctccacaCAGTCACAAAACAGGCTGGGATAGTGCTGAGCCGGGTTCAGTCTTTGGTGTGCACCCTGCGACACTTTCTCCTGGCACAAATCCGGCTCTGGGTGGTGCCCCACGGTCCTGCTGTGTGGGCACTTGCCCCAGGTGTGGCAGCCCTGAGGGACAAGCAGATGCTGTAGGGAGCCACAAGGAACCCATCCTGCCTGAGGATTGCGAAGAAGGAAGCAGCATCTCTTTGGCCAGTCCCGCATCGTTTTCAGCAGGGGAGTTGCTGATGCTACCCTGCAGCCCTAAATCCGTGCATAACCAGAGCGAGCATGAGGGATCCGATGTGTGTGCAGATCTGGAGGGTGCCAGCTTGGAGGTGGAAGAGGGAGAaatccccactgtccccttccCGATGTCACCATCACCTGCACACAAAGGAATCTCTAGAGAGGGCCCAGAGCTTAGTGACGTTGAGGATATTTCAGACATTGTCCCCTGGGCGAAGCAGCTCCCCAGCAAAGAGAGACACAGGGGCTTGACTTCTGCAGATCGCTTTGATTCTTTCTCCGGTGACTCAGACCAGGATTATTTTGGGGGGACTTCACGATCCAGGGGATCCTACAGCACGAGATCTGTGGGTACAAGGACTAACTGCGACTCGCCCTCCGTGAGCTCGGTGCACACGGAGGGGAGCAGCGAGGACTGGCGCTTGCAGGGAGCGGAGTGGAGCTGCTCACGGGCTGAGCACGGCTGGTCGATCGGCCCGGGGAGAACCAAGAGCAGGTTCATTCCACCATACGTCAATATTAGGGACAGCCAGGGCGTCACCAAGGACTACCAGAACTTTGTGGTCACCAAAAAGTGCCGGGAGAGGATGGGAAATTTGCCATCTTCGAGGTGCAGCCACCGCGCGGGGCAGTCGCATTTGTTAAAGTcgctgctggggatggggagggggttTGAGGAAATCACCCAGAGCACTTTGGACACAGAGTGTCTCCGCTTCCATTATAAGCTAAAACAAATCCTGAGGAGGGGGAAACCACCCTTTTCTACCTCCAAAAGCATCTTTCCAAAAGACTTTTCTCCCCGGGCGATGTCTGAGACGTTGCCTGTGCAAGGAGCTCCCGTCCCGCTCTCCCCGCGGAGCAGGAGCCCTTTGCAGGTGACGATCCTGCCCTCGGACACATGGCTGAGGGGacccagctgtccccagcaaAGCAGCCAGCATGGGGACCCATGTCCACTGTGGCGGGACACCCTCTGTGACAAGAGGAGCAGGGCCAGATCCCAAACCGTGAGCCACGGCCGCGCACCTCCCTTCCACCTCAGCAGGCTCAAATACGATAATAAGCTAAAGGACCCATTTGGGGACATCGCTGTCATCCTCGATGAGTGCGCCGCGTTCAACAGGGTGATGCTGAGCCGGGCTGACGTGAGGAACAAGGGCAAAGGGCCGGTTGTGGCACATGGGGACGCTGCGAGTGAGCGGACACGTGCATCCCTGCCTGAGAGGACGGCCACCTTCGAGGAGATGATCGCCGACCTGTGCAGCACATTGCGTTTCCACCTGCGCAGCGTGGCCAAGGAGGCCTGCACCCCTCCCGGCATGTTCTACGTGGTGGAGACGGGCAAGGAGCCGTTCTTTACGAGAGTGAAG ACGTTGCTGCAGGAAAGCGGCCGCGTGGAGATGGAGCCCCTGAGCTTCTGCGAAGCGAAACACCCAGACGCTGACAGGCTGCTCGTCGTCATCAGGAACGAGGACATTTCCTTGCACATCCACAAG GTCCCGTGCTTGCTGCAGCTAAAGCGCTGCCCCAACGTGGTGTTTGCCGGAGTGGACAACCCTGAAGATATAACGGCTTATACATACCAGGAGCTGTTTCATACCGGCGGCTTTATAGTGTCAGACGACGAGGTTTTGGAAACGATAACGCTGG GCCAACTCAAAGAGGTGGTGAAGGTGCTGGAGAAGCTGAACAGAGGCGGGAGGTGGAAGTGGCTCCTTCACTACAAGGAGAGCAAGAAGCTCAGAGAAGACGTGAG GGTGGACGCCAACGCCCACAAGAAACACTTGATGGTCAAGTCGTACCAGGGAGCCGATCTCATCGAGGTGCTGCCCTTCCACGCCTGCGACGCCACCTCGTCCCCCAAACCCGAGCACGTCAAGTGTTTGTTGAACCTGCAGGTTCAGCGCATCAGCGCCAGGTTCGCTGTGTATCTCACAG GTTTCAGAACAACGTCGTTGCCCTGTTTAAATCACGGTGCCGCTCCTCGCTCTGCAGAAAAGCCCGGCCTCAGCAGGGAGGTCCTCGAGAGCAACGGAATCCTCGTGGCCGACGTCAACACCTTCCTCTGGACGGTGCCAAAAGCGGCCGCCCCGTTTAGAAGAAGCTACTG GTGA